GCCGGAGGCGACGAGTTCGCGCACCGTGTGTTCGATCACCGGCTTGTCCCCGATGGGAAGCATCTCCTTGGGCAGGGCCTTGGTCAGCGGGAGTAGGCGGCTGCCCAGGCCGGCGACCGGGATCACGGCTTTGCGGATCATGGGATTCCTATCGGGTTCGGCGGGGTGGGTGTGTGCCCAACGGGGAGAGCCAGCCGGGCACTTGGCGTAACCAATGAGTCGGCGGACTCGGTCACCGTGAAGCGGACTCCTGCATCGCGCAGAGCCGTGCCAGATGTGAACGGAAGTCGTCGAGCAACGCCAGAGCGCCGGCCTCGCTGAACTCGGCCGCGTCGTAGGCGGTCCTCCCCACAAGAGCGCCCTGCGGGGTGCGTCGGACCCGCAGGAAGAAGCCCATGTGGTTGTCCTCGTGCTCGGTGCCGGTGGAATGGGAGACCTCGCCGTGCGCCTGGCCGAAGGCGAACCCGGCGGTGTCGACGTTCGGGAGGTACTCGAACATGCGGTACCAGGTCGGTTCCTTGCCCCTGAGTCCGGGGACCAGTTGGGGGACGGTTCCCAGAAGATCCCGCACGGGGAACTGCGCGCGTTGATATGTGGCGGTTACGGAGGCCCGGACCCGGGCCACCCAGTCGGGCCCGGACTCGCCCGACCGGGTGCGCAACCGCAGCACGGTGGGATAGATGAAAGGGCCGATCAGCTGCCGGGCTTCCAGACGGTCGCGCTGCTCGAAGACGGTGGTCAGCACCAGGTCATCGGTATCGGTACGGGCCCGCAGGGCGAGGGCGAACGCGGCCAGGAGCGTGGTGAACAGCGTGCTGCGATGACGTCGCGACCAGGCGAGCACCGTCTGCATCTCGGCGTGGTCGAGCAGTTCGGTGCGCAGCACCCGGCTGACGGGGGACGACTCCGGCCGGAAGGGGATGTCGCGTTCGTACCGGGGCGGCTGTACTCCGGCGAGCGTGGTCTGCCATGCATCGCGGTCGGATGCTGCCCGGGCGGCCAGCCGCTCGGCCTGCCACCGCGCGTACTGGCCGTACTGCATCGTGTTGGGCGGCAGTTGCTGTCCCCGCAGCCGGGCGGTGTACAGCGCGGCCAGTTCGGTGACGGCCAGCCGTAGGGACGTCGGATCGACGGCGAAGTGGTGGAAGACCAGCCCGATCAGGTGTTTTTGCGGGTGGCAGGTGAGGAGGAAACCCCGGACGGACGGGGGCGAGCCGAGATCGACCGGAGTCTTTTCGAGGAGGGCTGCCAACCGGTTCGCGTCGGTTGCGGGGTCGCCGGACGTGTCGAGCGGCTCCAGCGACGCGTCTTCAACGGACTCGATCTCCATCTGGGTGGTGCCCGCGACCGGTTGGGACCGGAGGGGTTCGTGCCGCGCGATCAGGTCCCGGAACGCCGCGTCGAGGACCTGGGGGTCCAGTGCTCCCTGCACGTCGACGACGATGTTCATGGTGGTGCGGGGGTTGGTGACGGCGCCGGGCCGGATCTCCTCCGCCTGTATGGCGTTCCTCTGGGAAAGGGACATCTCGCATCTCATCGTGCGCTCTCCTTGATCAGGGAGTCCGGGTAGCTTGTGGCGCGGGCTCGGGCGTCGAGCAGGCGGTGGTGCATGCCTTCGAGGAGCGCACGGGACCGCCCGCTCCGCTGCCAGGCGGCGTACGGGATCCCGAAGCCGAGTTGCTCCCACAGGCGGGCGTTGTGTGCCTCGTGTACTCCGAAGGGCTCAAGCAGGACGACGGGGGTCGCTGCGGCCAGCGAGTCCATCAGGGTGCCACCGCCGGGCTTGCTGATCATCGCCATGGCGCTGCGGGCCAGGTGGAAGGAATCGTGGTGCGCTGCGGATCGCCGGTAGGCGGCCGTGCCGTCGGACTGCACCCGGCCGAACGGCGGGAATCCGTCGTCGTGCCAGGGGTGCCAGTCCGGGTCGATCATGAAATACCGGCAGCCGGCAGCGCGGGCCTGGGCGCCGGCGCCGGGGATGTCTCCGCGCTCGTACGCGATGATGTCCAACGCCAGCCCGCAGTCGGCCAGTTCGCGAGCACGGGCCGCGTACGTCCCCATACCCCAGCCGCCTCCATGGACCAGGAAGCGCGGCTCACGCTCCGCCCAACGGACCGGCTCGGCCAGGCTCACCGGGATGGTCCGGGCGATCACACCCGCGTGTTCCTCCAGCAGCCAGACGTCCCGGTAGCCAGCTCGCGCCCCATCTGCTCCCGTGCCCGACGACGCGGCAGAGGTGAACGAGGGCGACGCCACCGAGTCGACGTGGCAGGCATGGACACGGACGCCGGGCCGCTGTGCGGCGTACCACCGGGCGGCGGGCAGCCAGAATCCGGAGAGCACCACAAGCAGGTCCACCCCCGCGGCCGTCCACTCGGCGAGCAGCGTCCGGACGGCTTCCTCGTCCGGGCCCGTGGAGTTCTGGTTGGACAGCCGCTGTCCGGCCAGGGCCAGCCGGAAGTCACGGTGAAAGGCGTGCTTGGATGCGGGTATCCGGCTGCGCCTGTCCGGCGGCAGGAACCGCTCGAGCACATCGACACGGACCGGTAGGCCGGACTCGGTGAGCCGGCGGGCCAGCAGCAGTCCCGGTACGTGCACGCCCAGTGCCACACCCGAGGTGAGCACGGCGATCATCGGTCGGCCCCGGTAGCGAGGGCCAGGGTACGCAGCGCGTGCTCCAGCTTGTGGTGGCAGAAGCGCTGGGTGACCAGATGCCGGGGACCGGAGTAGCTGCGGGGCACCGCCTCGACGATCATGATCAGGTACAAGTAGGCCTGGTAGAGGGTGAGGCGCCGACGCAGCCTCGGTGTGAAGTCGGCCTGCCCTCCGGCTGCGCGGTAGCCGGCCAGGAAGGCGTTGTCCTTCTCGATGTCGCCGAACAGGGCCAGGGAGACGAAGTCGGCGTGCGGGTCGCCCCAGAAGGCCCGTTCGGCGTCGATGAGTCCTTCGATACGCGGTCCTGCCGCGCCGGTGTCCAGCATGATGTTTCCCTCCCACAGATCGAAGTGGGCCAGCGTCGGTGTGATGACCTCGTCCAACGCCGGGATCTGCGCAGTGGCGAGCGCTCGGATGTCGGCGGGCGGCACGGGCAGGGGAACGCCGAAGCGTTCGGCGTCGGCGAGTACCGCGTCAAGCATCGTGAGGAAGACCTCGGCCCACCTGTTCCCGTTCAGTCCGGTCTCCGGCTGGGGGTAGCCGAACGCGGACCCGTGGATCTGGTGCAGGCCGGCCACCAGCTGACCGAGTTCGTGCCGCAGTCGCCGTCCGACCAGGCCGGTCAGCTGCCTGCGCGCGCGGTGCCACGAGGTCCCTTGCAGAGCGGAGGTCACCAGGAAGTCGCGGCTGATGGAGGTACGGTCAAATCCGGCGTGGTGCAGCGCGGGCACCGCTGCGGTGGTCGCAGCCAGTTGGAGGAAGAGTGCCTCAGTCCGCATGATGTGGTGCTCGTAGGTGAGCAGGGGCATGTCCGGGGGCGGGGCGACCTTCAGCACCACCACGCCGACGCGGTCCAGCTCAAGCAGCCATACGGCGTTGAACATCCCATCGGTAAGTTCGCGGGCCGCCAGGATGGCGGTGCCTTGGCCGAAGGCCTCGCTCACCGCTGCCGACAGTTCCTCGCCGCTCACCGCTTGCCTGGTTCGACTGTGCACGGCTCTCCTTCCTTGGCGGTGCGGCCGGTGTCGGATCGCAATAGCCGGATCATGGGAGCCGCGAAAAACGCGCTGATCAGAGCGCGGGACAGCAGGTAGGCGGTGGACCACAGCAGGCTGAGTGCGACCGCGTCGGCGCGGGGCAGCAACTGCCACGTGTCGGTGAGCAGCAGGACGCAGACTCCTTGCGGACCGCCGTACCCCCCGACCGAGACGGGCAGTTGGGTGGCGACGAGGAACAACGCGCCGAACTGCGCGAGGTGTCCCGGGCCGAGGCGGTGGCCCGAGCCGAGCAGCAGCAGCCACCAGGCGGCGAGCATTGCCAGCACCAAGGCGAGCCGCAGCGCCAGCTGCAGCGCCATCTCGGCGGGGCTGCTACGGATGAAGGCGGCCAAGAACTCGCTGCGGCGTATCCGTGGGAACACCCGGTGTGCCGCAGGCAGCCAGGCCCAGAGCAGGAAGAGAGCCAGTGCTACGCACGCGCCGATGCCCGGCAGCACGATGTCGGCGGGCAGTCCGGTACTGCCGAGCGCCGCTCCGGCCGAGACGAATGCGATCACCACGACGGCGTCGGCGATGGTCAACACCTCGGTGGCTCCGAGGGTCCGTGCGGCCCCCACCCGCCAGTGGCGGTGAAAGTACACCGGGGCGATCAGCTTGGTGAGGGGTGGGAAGATCAGCCCGAGAAGCTGTTTGCCGCACACGATCGTCACTACGTGAGGGATGGGCACATGAGGGGTGAGATGGCGGCGGTAGACCAGAGCGAACCCGGTGATGTCCAGGGCGTAGAACGCCGCGGTGTAGCCCAGAGCCACCAGAGCGATCACCGCCGGGTGGGTTTCCTGGAGGGCCCGGGCCAGAGCTGTCCGGTCGACTCCGCGCAGTGCCCACCAGCAGATCGCACCCGCGGCGCCTGCTGTGGCCAGGGCGCTGGTGGTCCTGCGCAGCAGTCCTTTGCGCGCAGGGGCCGATGGGCCCTCGTTGATGGGTGTTCCGCCGATTCCGGTCATCGTCCGGGCCTTCTGCCGAGGGCATCGAGGTAGATGTCCTCCATGACGGCGATCCGCTCGGCGGCGTCCGAGCAATCCGCGGTGCCTGGCTGGTCCAGCCTGTGGAGGATCCGGGAGAGCTGGTCGTCGTAGTAGGCGGACGGTTCGAAGGACTCGACCCGGCGCCGGTCGTTCTGCGGGGCGATGACCAGATTGACGGGGAACGGTCCGGCAGCCGGTCGCAGGAAGTTGTTCAGCCGTACGCGACCGCCGGTGAAGGTGAACTCGTGCTCCGCGCAATGCTGCTCGGCCAGAGCCGCGTCAAGCGTGGCGCGCAGACCCGACGGCCAGGTCAGCGTGGCCGTGAAGTCCAGGTCCACACCGCCCGGACCGCTGAAGTCGGAGTGGCCGCCTGCGGTGGCCCCTGCGAGACCGACCGTGGCCCGTACGGCCTGCAGCCAGTAGCTGGCCGTGTCGAAGAACGCGCCGCCGCCGAGCTCAGGCACGAAGCGGTAGCCGGCACCGACCGGGACGTCGAAGGCGATCCGGGAGCGGATCCCGGTCAGTTCGCCCAGCTCACCCGATGCGATCAGGGCCCGGATCGCGGCCTGCCAGGGGTGATCGGCGGTCATCACCGCCTCGATGACGTGAACGCCGCCGGCCACCGCAGCGGTCCACAGCGTCCGCAACTCGCGGCGCCCGAGGCACAGCGGCTTCTCCACGATCACGTGCTTGCCCGCGCGGGCGGCCTCGGCAGCCCACTGGGCATGAGCCGAGTTGTGCAGCGACACATAGACCGTGTCGATGCCCGGGTCGTCGAGCAATGCCCGGTAGTTGGGGTGGGCGACAGGGAGCCCGTGTGTCGCGCGGAATGCCTCGGCCCGGTCGACGGTACTGGCGGCGACCGCCCTCACCCGTACGCCGGGCCGCCCGGCCGAGGGCCGTACGATGGCCCGTTCCGCGATCCGGGTTGCGCCTAGCAGCCCGATCTCATGGGGCATGTGACACCTCGGTGGGCTGCCTGCCCACCATGTCCAGGGCCTCGGCCATGGTCTCGTCCAGCAGACGGTCCTCTTCGAGGCTGCGGGCCACCACGGCGTAGTAGAGACGGCCTCGCGGCGGCCGCAGCGTGTTGACGGTCAGGGGAAGCAGGCCAGTTCGGCCGGCCTGGAGCAGTCCGCCACGTTCTTCGAGGACGGCTGTCAGCCGTCCGAAGACACGGGAGACCGTGGACGGTTCGGGCAGGCGCAGCGTGCGGACGGACAGCCGGGCCGTCGTGCCCGGGCCGGCCAGCCGCCGCTCAAGGGCAAGGCTGATCAGGCCCATCGAGACTCGGGGATTGATTTCGAGAACCGGGACGAGGGCACCGTCGCGCAGCAGCATCGAGTCGACACAGACCGGTCCGTGGTACCCCTCGGAGGCCAGCGCGGTGCCGACGCCAGTGATCAGCTCCCGGTAGCCGGCCTGGGCGAGGCGTTGTTGCAATGCTGCCGGGACGGGGCGTGAACCGGCGTAGGAGAACGCCTCGTTCTCCATGAGCCGGATGCCGTGCCAGCGGATCTCGCCGTCCTCGGTGACGTGGATCTGGGCCGAGAAGTCGGCGGCCCGGTCGTAGTGGGGCTGCACGAGCAGCTCGACGGCCGCGCCCTGGTCCGCCTGGCGCTGAAGGACCCGGGTGACGGTGCGCAGCATCCGTGGTGATGACACCGCCATGGTGCCGCGCCCGGCCACGCCGTATGGGTCCTTGATGACCGCCGTAGCGGTGCCGAGCTGTTCCACCTGCGTCAGGAGTTCCGGTACCGACCTGGCCACGGTGCCGGCGCCGCGGAGTCCCATCGTCCGTACGAGCGCGTTGGACCACGTCTTCGAGGAGACCCGGCACACCACGTCGACACCGGGCAGTTCCGTGCGGAGGCCGCAGGCGCGGATCAGGGATCCGGTCTCCGGCAGAACGGCGTAGGGCGCCAGGCCGTAACCGGCCAGGTCTCCGGGCGCCGCGTGCAGCAGCCGCTGCTCGACTGTCAGGTGTCCGTCGTCGTCGGTACCGGCGGGTGGCGCTTGCCGGTACCGCAGGGCGATGCCGGCTCCGGCCAGGACGCCGATGAACGAGTCCGGCAGGGCTGACCCGGTGATCAGCAGGTCATCGGGGCCGCACAGTACGGCGAGCAACTCATCCATGGCAGCGGCCACCCGGTCGCCGCCCGGGCTGCGGACAGCAGGGAGCGTGGCCAGCCCGCTCGGACGCCAGCTGCGCTCGGCGTCGAACGTGCCGAGCCGGATCAGCTTGCTCTCGCTCATATCCGCTGGCGCTGCTGCTGGTGCGCGTCGGCCGTCACGAACTCGCAGAACTGCCGTACTGAGTCGAGCTGTTCGAGCTCCAGGCTCTCGAAGTCGAGTTCCAGGTCGAATTCGTCCTCGATACGGAGCAAGAACGTGATCATTTGGATCGAGTCGAGCCCGAGGTCGTTGACGATTCCGGTGTCGTCGGTGATGTCGGCCACCAGATCCTGGCCGAGGATCCCGCCCAGGATGGCCTTGACCCGCTCCTGGACCGAGGCACCCGATCCATAACCGTTCACCTGGTCACACTCCATTCAGATAGAGAAGGATGCACTTGGAGCAGACGGGCATCAGTCCGGTGCCGCTGAGTACCTCGCGCACCCGGTGGAACGGTTCGCCCTGCCAGACCTCGGCAACGCTGTTCGCGTAGAGGTCCCCGATGACGAACTCGGGGAAGAACTTGCAGGAGCTGACCTTGCCGTCGGCGTGAACCTCCAGCCGGTTGGACACCGCCAGACAGCGGCTGCGCTGCTGCGCCGGCTGCGGCGTTCCCAGGACGAAGTCGGCGACCTCGTCGGGCTCCAGCTGCGGCTGGTAGCGGATGCGTACCCGCCACGTCCGTTCGGTGAGCTTGGCCATGGAACCGCGCAGCGTCTCGATGAGGTCGGGGTTCAGGCGGTAGGTGTAGGAGTGCCAGGTCGGTTTCGCGCCGGGGGACGGCTGATCGAGCCACTTGAAGGACTTCTCGTACAGTTCGTCCATGGACTGGGCCACCGGCGGGCTGATGTACCAAGGGAACTGGAAGTAGACGGAGTTGACGCCGAGTTCCTCGGCCCACTCCATGAACTCGTACATGCCGCCCACGGTCTGGTCACTCACCATGCAGGAGATCGAGATCTCTCCCTGGAACTCTCCTGAGCGCTGGAGGTCGAGCATCGTCTTGATGTTGCGGATCGTGCGCGGGAAGGTGCCGCGTCCGCGGAGCGCCTCGTGATCGCCGCCGAGGCCGTCCAGGCTCACCAGCAGATTCAGACCCGGCCCGAGCGGCAGCAGGTGGGGCAGATTACGCTCCAGCATCAGGCCGTTGGTGCACATGTTGATGGTGCGCGGGGTCCGCGCCAGCAGCTCCGAGATCTCAGCGAAGCGGGTGTGCATCAGCGGCTCGCCGCCCCAGAGGAAGACCTTGGCCCGCGTCTCCTCGGTGGCCTGCAGCACCCGGTCGACCACGTCCACGTCCAGCTCGGTGCGTTGCTTCTCCTTGCTGAAGTCGTGGAAGAAGCCCTGATCGCTCCACTGGTAGCAGTGGTCGCATCGCAGATTGCAACGATAGGTGAGCTGCATGCTCACCTCACGCGGCATCGGCGTCGCGTATCCCGGATCCAGGACGAGGTTTCTCCGGGTCTCGGAGCGAATGGCGACGGTGCGTCGCAGATCGGCGAATTCGCTGGAATTCAACTTGCGGTCTGTTTTCGGATGCACAGTGCATTCCTCTTGTTGTCGGCCGGCAACGCGTCTGCGCCACAGTGCCTTTATCTGCGTGCCGGCCCGGTGACGGTCCAGGTGTCGTTGCCGGTGAGGAGTGCGCCGAGGTCGCCCTTGCCGTGTTGTTCGACGGCTCGTTCGAGTTGGTCGGCCATGTCGGCGTCGTAGACCGGGCGGTCGATGTCGCGCAGTACGCCGATCGGGGTGTGGTGCAGGGTGTCGGGGTCGGCGAGGCGGGACAGCGCGAAGGCGTTGGTGGGGCTGGCCGCGTGCGCGTCGTGGACCACGATGTCCGACTGGTTGGCCTCGGTGACATCGACCACCCGCAGGTCGCCGGTGGCCGGGTCGCGTACGACACCGCGCGAACCGTCGGCCCCGAACCGGATGGGTTGTCCGTGTTCCAGGCGGATGAGGGCTTCCTGGGGGGACTGTTGGTCCTTGAGGGCGTCGAAGGCGCCGTCGTTGAAGATGTTGCAGTTCTGGTAGATCTCCACGAGCGCGGTGCCGGGGTGTGCGGCCGCCGCCCGGAGCACGCCGATGAGGTGCTTGCGGTCGGAGTCGATGGTGCGGGCGACGAACGACGCCTCGGCGCCGATCGCCAGCGAGATCGGGTTGAAGGGGGCGTCGAGCGAGCCCATCGGCGTGGACTTGGTGATCTTGCCGACCTCGCTCGTCGGAGAGTACTGGCCCTTGGTGAGGCCGTAGATCCGGTTGTTGAAGAGCAGGATCTTGAGGTTGACGTTCCGCCGCAGGGCGTGGATGAGGTGGTTTCCGCCGATGGATAGCGCGTCGCCGTCGCCGGTGACCACCCAGACGGACAGGTCACGGCGCGAGGTGGACAGGCCGGTGGCGATGGCGGGGGCGCGGCCGTGGATGGAGTGCATCCCGTAGGTGTCCATGTAGTACGGGAAGCGGGACGAGCAGCCGATGCCGGAGATGAAGACGATGTTCTCGCGGGCCAGGCCGAGTTCGGGCATGAAGCCCTGTACTGCGGCGAGGATCGCGTAGTCGCCGCAGCCGGGGCACCAGCGCACTTCCTGGTCCGACTTGAAGTCCTTCATCGACTGCTTCGCGTCGGCCTTCGGGACCAGGGAGAGTGCCGTGATCCCCTGCGTCGGGTGGTCGACGACGGGTGCCTCAGACATCTGCGCTTTCCTCCTGCACGGCGGTGATGGCGCGGGCGAGTTGTTCGGCCTTGAACGGCAAGCCGGTGACCTGGGTGCACGAACGCACGTCGACCAAGTACCTGGCCCGCAGCAGCTGGGCGAGCTGTCCGAGGTTCATCTCCGGGACGATGACGCGGTCGTAGGAGCGCAGCACTTCGCCGAGATTCCTCGGGAAGGGGTTGAGATGACGCAGATGCGCCTGCGCGACGGCGCCACCAGCACGCCTGATGCGCCGGACGGCCGCGGTGATGGGCCCGTACGTGGAACCCCAGCCGAGCACCAGAGTGCGCGCCTGCCGGGAAGGGTCGTCGACTGCGATGTCGGGGACGGTGATTCCGTCGATCTTCGCCTGCCGGGTGCGGACCATCAGGTCGTGGTTGGCCGGGTCATAGGAGATGTTGCCGGTGCCGTCCTGCTTCTCGATGCCGCCGATCCGGTGTTCGAGTCCTGGTGTGCCGGGGACCGCCCATGGCCGGGCCAGGGTCTGCGGGTCCCGCTTGTACGGCCAGAAGACCTCGGTGCCGTCGGCAGCGGTGTGGTTCGGTCGGGTGGCGAACTGCACCCGCAGGTCCGGGAGTTCGTCGACCTCGGGGATCCGCCAGGGTTCGGAGCCGTTGGCGAGGTAGCCGTCGGAGAGCAGGAAGACGGGGGTGCGGTAGGCGAGCGCGATGCGGGCGGCCTCGACCGCGGCGTCGAAACAGTCCGCGGGGGTGCGCGGCGCGACGATCGGTACCGGCGCCTCGCCGTTGCGCCCGTACATCGCCTGGAGGAGGTCGGCCTGTTCGGTCTTGGTGGGCAGTCCGGTGGACGGGCCGCCGCGCTGGATGTCGATCACCAGGAGCGGCAGTTCGAGGGAGACCGCGAGGCCGATGGTCTCCGACTTCAGCGCGACGCCAGGACCGGAGGTGGTGGTTACCGCGAGCGAGCCGCCGAAGGCCGCGCCGAGCGCGGCGCCGATGCCGGCGATCTCGTCCTCGGCCTGGAACGTGCGCACCCCGAAGTTCTTGTGCCTGCTCAGCTCGTGCAGGATGTCGCTGGCCGGGGTGATCGGGTACGAGCCCAGATACAGCGGCAGGTCGGCCTGCCTGCTCGCGGCGATCAGGCCGTACGACAGGGCCAGGTTCCCCGAGATGTTGCGGTACTGGCCGGCCGGGAAGGCGGCCGCGGCCGGCTGCACCTCGTAGGAGACCGCGAAGTCCTCGGTGGTCTCGCCGAAGTTCCAACCCGCCCTGAACGCCGCGATGTTCGCCTCGGCGATGTCCGGCTTCTTCGCGAACTTCTTCCGCAGGAAGGCCTCGGTGCCCTCCGTCGGCCGGTGGTACATCCAGGACAGCAG
This is a stretch of genomic DNA from Streptomyces sp. NBC_00285. It encodes these proteins:
- a CDS encoding condensation domain-containing protein, with the translated sequence MSLSQRNAIQAEEIRPGAVTNPRTTMNIVVDVQGALDPQVLDAAFRDLIARHEPLRSQPVAGTTQMEIESVEDASLEPLDTSGDPATDANRLAALLEKTPVDLGSPPSVRGFLLTCHPQKHLIGLVFHHFAVDPTSLRLAVTELAALYTARLRGQQLPPNTMQYGQYARWQAERLAARAASDRDAWQTTLAGVQPPRYERDIPFRPESSPVSRVLRTELLDHAEMQTVLAWSRRHRSTLFTTLLAAFALALRARTDTDDLVLTTVFEQRDRLEARQLIGPFIYPTVLRLRTRSGESGPDWVARVRASVTATYQRAQFPVRDLLGTVPQLVPGLRGKEPTWYRMFEYLPNVDTAGFAFGQAHGEVSHSTGTEHEDNHMGFFLRVRRTPQGALVGRTAYDAAEFSEAGALALLDDFRSHLARLCAMQESASR
- a CDS encoding phosphotransferase family protein, with the protein product MHSRTRQAVSGEELSAAVSEAFGQGTAILAARELTDGMFNAVWLLELDRVGVVVLKVAPPPDMPLLTYEHHIMRTEALFLQLAATTAAVPALHHAGFDRTSISRDFLVTSALQGTSWHRARRQLTGLVGRRLRHELGQLVAGLHQIHGSAFGYPQPETGLNGNRWAEVFLTMLDAVLADAERFGVPLPVPPADIRALATAQIPALDEVITPTLAHFDLWEGNIMLDTGAAGPRIEGLIDAERAFWGDPHADFVSLALFGDIEKDNAFLAGYRAAGGQADFTPRLRRRLTLYQAYLYLIMIVEAVPRSYSGPRHLVTQRFCHHKLEHALRTLALATGADR
- a CDS encoding lysylphosphatidylglycerol synthase domain-containing protein — protein: MTGIGGTPINEGPSAPARKGLLRRTTSALATAGAAGAICWWALRGVDRTALARALQETHPAVIALVALGYTAAFYALDITGFALVYRRHLTPHVPIPHVVTIVCGKQLLGLIFPPLTKLIAPVYFHRHWRVGAARTLGATEVLTIADAVVVIAFVSAGAALGSTGLPADIVLPGIGACVALALFLLWAWLPAAHRVFPRIRRSEFLAAFIRSSPAEMALQLALRLALVLAMLAAWWLLLLGSGHRLGPGHLAQFGALFLVATQLPVSVGGYGGPQGVCVLLLTDTWQLLPRADAVALSLLWSTAYLLSRALISAFFAAPMIRLLRSDTGRTAKEGEPCTVEPGKR
- a CDS encoding Gfo/Idh/MocA family protein, with translation MPHEIGLLGATRIAERAIVRPSAGRPGVRVRAVAASTVDRAEAFRATHGLPVAHPNYRALLDDPGIDTVYVSLHNSAHAQWAAEAARAGKHVIVEKPLCLGRRELRTLWTAAVAGGVHVIEAVMTADHPWQAAIRALIASGELGELTGIRSRIAFDVPVGAGYRFVPELGGGAFFDTASYWLQAVRATVGLAGATAGGHSDFSGPGGVDLDFTATLTWPSGLRATLDAALAEQHCAEHEFTFTGGRVRLNNFLRPAAGPFPVNLVIAPQNDRRRVESFEPSAYYDDQLSRILHRLDQPGTADCSDAAERIAVMEDIYLDALGRRPGR
- a CDS encoding acyl carrier protein; translated protein: MNGYGSGASVQERVKAILGGILGQDLVADITDDTGIVNDLGLDSIQMITFLLRIEDEFDLELDFESLELEQLDSVRQFCEFVTADAHQQQRQRI
- a CDS encoding radical SAM protein encodes the protein MNSSEFADLRRTVAIRSETRRNLVLDPGYATPMPREVSMQLTYRCNLRCDHCYQWSDQGFFHDFSKEKQRTELDVDVVDRVLQATEETRAKVFLWGGEPLMHTRFAEISELLARTPRTINMCTNGLMLERNLPHLLPLGPGLNLLVSLDGLGGDHEALRGRGTFPRTIRNIKTMLDLQRSGEFQGEISISCMVSDQTVGGMYEFMEWAEELGVNSVYFQFPWYISPPVAQSMDELYEKSFKWLDQPSPGAKPTWHSYTYRLNPDLIETLRGSMAKLTERTWRVRIRYQPQLEPDEVADFVLGTPQPAQQRSRCLAVSNRLEVHADGKVSSCKFFPEFVIGDLYANSVAEVWQGEPFHRVREVLSGTGLMPVCSKCILLYLNGV
- a CDS encoding 2-oxoacid:ferredoxin oxidoreductase subunit beta, whose protein sequence is MSEAPVVDHPTQGITALSLVPKADAKQSMKDFKSDQEVRWCPGCGDYAILAAVQGFMPELGLARENIVFISGIGCSSRFPYYMDTYGMHSIHGRAPAIATGLSTSRRDLSVWVVTGDGDALSIGGNHLIHALRRNVNLKILLFNNRIYGLTKGQYSPTSEVGKITKSTPMGSLDAPFNPISLAIGAEASFVARTIDSDRKHLIGVLRAAAAHPGTALVEIYQNCNIFNDGAFDALKDQQSPQEALIRLEHGQPIRFGADGSRGVVRDPATGDLRVVDVTEANQSDIVVHDAHAASPTNAFALSRLADPDTLHHTPIGVLRDIDRPVYDADMADQLERAVEQHGKGDLGALLTGNDTWTVTGPARR
- a CDS encoding 2-oxoacid:acceptor oxidoreductase subunit alpha → MTSQISSPADEHPVLGERRKPAKEVRRLDRVIIRFAGDSGDGMQLAGDRFTSETASFGNDLSTLPNFPAEIRAPAGTLPGVSSFQLHFADHDILTPGDAPDVLVAMNPAALKANIDDLPRGAEIIVNTDEFTKRALAKVGYPASPLDDGSLQGYAVHPVPLTTLTVGALKEFPLSRKEAERSKNMFALGLLSWMYHRPTEGTEAFLRKKFAKKPDIAEANIAAFRAGWNFGETTEDFAVSYEVQPAAAAFPAGQYRNISGNLALSYGLIAASRQADLPLYLGSYPITPASDILHELSRHKNFGVRTFQAEDEIAGIGAALGAAFGGSLAVTTTSGPGVALKSETIGLAVSLELPLLVIDIQRGGPSTGLPTKTEQADLLQAMYGRNGEAPVPIVAPRTPADCFDAAVEAARIALAYRTPVFLLSDGYLANGSEPWRIPEVDELPDLRVQFATRPNHTAADGTEVFWPYKRDPQTLARPWAVPGTPGLEHRIGGIEKQDGTGNISYDPANHDLMVRTRQAKIDGITVPDIAVDDPSRQARTLVLGWGSTYGPITAAVRRIRRAGGAVAQAHLRHLNPFPRNLGEVLRSYDRVIVPEMNLGQLAQLLRARYLVDVRSCTQVTGLPFKAEQLARAITAVQEESADV